The Lacrimispora xylanolytica genome has a segment encoding these proteins:
- a CDS encoding DUF418 domain-containing protein, which translates to MSDNITELNIIPRKQRSKRLLALDAARGLAVVGMFVQHFALNQINSFVSGNTMILFILCSGISYSIMSQSMKEHGIEPTTFRSRVLARSVFIDFIGYLILMLNGPFGMVLSAYAMLFILSLALVHYSARTLIILSGVLFLVSPPLMLIGLSLFADTALLGDIAGGPLSALAWAPVFIAGMAIGKMDLYKFKTAIKFVVTGLTILIPFKLIAIFLLPGLRQKFENWLVQFPAYENPPMVDQYAIWPLNTQPIQWQMLFLDSPQSGAAFELLIGLGGTLILLGLLLLIENKLKVVLRPFAAAGRVALTLYVAQFVLVWGTTLIGVDITSIDIGAIPFGDIMVVLFTLLIGWLLAKLPNGPLESAIRRFEGLFYKK; encoded by the coding sequence ATGAGCGATAATATAACCGAATTGAACATTATACCAAGAAAGCAGCGTTCTAAGCGGCTCCTTGCATTGGATGCTGCAAGAGGGCTGGCGGTAGTTGGAATGTTTGTGCAGCACTTTGCACTGAATCAGATAAACAGTTTTGTGTCAGGAAATACAATGATTCTCTTTATCCTTTGTTCAGGTATTTCTTATTCCATTATGTCACAGAGTATGAAAGAGCACGGGATAGAGCCTACTACATTCCGTTCACGTGTTTTGGCACGGTCTGTATTTATTGATTTCATTGGATATTTAATACTCATGCTTAACGGCCCTTTTGGAATGGTTTTGTCTGCTTATGCAATGCTGTTTATTCTGTCGCTTGCATTGGTTCACTATTCTGCCCGTACTTTGATCATTCTTTCCGGAGTACTATTTTTGGTGAGTCCACCACTCATGTTGATTGGCCTAAGCTTATTTGCAGATACTGCCTTATTAGGTGATATTGCAGGTGGTCCATTATCAGCACTGGCTTGGGCACCTGTTTTTATAGCAGGTATGGCAATAGGAAAAATGGATCTTTACAAGTTTAAAACAGCAATCAAGTTTGTAGTGACAGGGCTCACAATTTTGATTCCATTCAAACTGATTGCGATATTTTTACTACCTGGATTACGTCAGAAGTTTGAAAATTGGCTTGTACAGTTCCCAGCCTATGAAAATCCTCCTATGGTAGATCAATACGCTATTTGGCCATTAAACACACAGCCAATACAATGGCAAATGCTTTTTCTTGATTCCCCACAAAGTGGTGCAGCTTTTGAATTGCTGATTGGATTAGGTGGCACACTAATTCTTCTTGGACTGTTGCTTCTGATAGAAAATAAGCTTAAAGTCGTACTTCGACCTTTTGCTGCTGCCGGGCGTGTAGCCCTGACGCTGTATGTTGCTCAGTTCGTTTTGGTTTGGGGCACTACTCTGATTGGGGTAGACATTACAAGTATTGATATAGGAGCTATACCCTTTGGTGATATTATGGTGGTATTATTTACACTTCTGATTGGATGGTTATTAGCCAAGCTTCCTAATGGGCCATTAGAGAGTGCTATTCGCCGATTTGAGGGGTTGTTTTACAAAAAATAA
- a CDS encoding 4Fe-4S binding protein, whose amino-acid sequence MNIPNKLKRKLIQITAFGFSNSHVGNFASGKIYTGQWKQFCNPGLNCYSCPAASFACPIGALQAVSGSIDFKFSFYVIGFLLAVGVFLGRFVCGFLCPFGFFQELLNKIPSPKFKVPRPFLYIKYVILIVFVILLPVVLTNYMGIGKPAFCQFICPAGTLEGGIPLLSMHDELRQTIGSLFSLKLTILIITIIGCILSYRFFCKTLCPLAVIYGLLNKISFYHLNVNEHKCIHCGKCAKTCKMIVDPVKSPNSVECIRCGECAEVCPTKAISIGYKFEKKNS is encoded by the coding sequence ATGAATATTCCAAATAAATTAAAAAGAAAACTAATACAGATAACAGCTTTTGGATTCTCCAATTCACATGTCGGTAATTTTGCTTCAGGTAAGATCTACACTGGGCAGTGGAAACAATTTTGTAATCCCGGGTTGAACTGCTATTCCTGTCCAGCAGCTTCATTTGCGTGTCCAATAGGAGCATTACAGGCAGTAAGTGGTTCAATTGATTTCAAATTCAGTTTCTATGTTATAGGTTTCTTGCTTGCGGTTGGTGTCTTTCTGGGACGCTTTGTATGTGGCTTCTTATGTCCCTTTGGTTTTTTTCAAGAATTGTTAAACAAGATACCTAGCCCAAAATTCAAGGTGCCAAGGCCATTTTTATATATCAAATATGTCATATTAATTGTATTTGTAATTTTGCTGCCAGTCGTTCTTACAAACTATATGGGCATCGGAAAACCTGCATTTTGTCAGTTTATCTGTCCCGCAGGGACACTAGAAGGCGGAATCCCATTGCTCAGTATGCATGACGAACTTCGTCAGACAATTGGCTCGCTCTTTAGTTTAAAATTGACAATTTTGATTATCACAATAATTGGATGCATTTTGAGCTATCGGTTTTTCTGCAAAACACTTTGTCCACTTGCAGTTATATATGGTCTTTTAAATAAAATCAGTTTTTATCATCTAAATGTAAATGAACATAAGTGCATCCACTGTGGAAAGTGTGCAAAGACATGTAAGATGATTGTTGATCCTGTGAAATCTCCGAATTCAGTTGAATGTATTCGATGTGGAGAGTGCGCAGAGGTGTGTCCAACTAAAGCGATTAGCATAGGCTATAAATTTGAGAAAAAAAATAGTTGA
- a CDS encoding CD1871A family CXXC motif-containing protein, translating into METQTKRRFLSAFVLLLAAAFLCFGVQRGEVAIVLNKAVNICLECIGLG; encoded by the coding sequence ATGGAAACGCAAACTAAGAGAAGATTCCTTTCAGCATTTGTTCTCCTGTTAGCCGCTGCGTTTTTGTGCTTCGGGGTGCAGCGGGGAGAGGTAGCCATTGTTCTTAATAAAGCTGTCAATATCTGTTTAGAGTGTATAGGATTGGGGTGA
- a CDS encoding TlpA family protein disulfide reductase: protein MKRIKNYVAIALATVTILTTVSGCSPTQKAETNGALPVNSDGNVTTEVKERGLKFTISQEYMDKGVTLEGYNQNLDGYRIVSITYYSPTATEALETIINMDEEKRTKEVSDEYTQKIWNTSRTIMDIVMLETDEYKKLVDSGTSLDKITGYSPSEELGINDGYTYIISIPDLDNGDLSEDEIKQYNQCKEYMKTVKENLSFIPVELENTDTVLGETMPSFTTNDLNGNAVTNDIFGKKKLTVVNVWGTFCGPCIEEMPELQKWSEEMSDNVQIIGLVGDIEGENDKKHLDLAKKIVDKAGVNFTNLIANDDFKDMMSGIIGFPTTFLVDQNGAIVGDPIVGAEMDSYKSAVEAYLNGNAN, encoded by the coding sequence ATGAAACGAATTAAAAATTATGTGGCGATTGCACTGGCTACAGTAACAATTTTAACAACAGTATCTGGTTGTAGTCCTACACAAAAAGCTGAAACAAATGGTGCGCTTCCAGTAAATTCTGACGGTAATGTTACCACTGAGGTAAAGGAACGGGGACTTAAATTCACCATATCTCAGGAATATATGGATAAAGGTGTCACTTTGGAAGGGTATAACCAAAACCTGGATGGATACCGCATAGTTAGTATTACATATTATAGTCCGACTGCCACAGAAGCTTTAGAAACAATTATCAATATGGATGAAGAGAAAAGAACCAAAGAAGTCTCTGATGAGTATACGCAGAAGATATGGAATACAAGCCGTACCATTATGGACATTGTAATGCTGGAAACGGATGAGTATAAGAAGTTAGTTGACTCTGGAACCAGTTTGGATAAAATTACCGGATATTCACCTTCTGAAGAACTGGGAATCAACGACGGCTATACCTACATTATCTCTATTCCGGATTTGGATAATGGTGATCTCAGTGAGGATGAAATCAAGCAATATAATCAGTGCAAGGAATATATGAAAACAGTTAAGGAGAATCTTTCTTTTATTCCGGTTGAATTGGAAAACACAGATACTGTACTTGGAGAAACCATGCCCTCTTTCACAACAAATGATTTAAACGGCAATGCGGTTACAAATGATATTTTTGGTAAGAAAAAGCTGACGGTTGTTAATGTATGGGGAACTTTCTGCGGTCCTTGTATTGAGGAAATGCCTGAACTTCAAAAGTGGTCTGAAGAAATGTCTGATAATGTTCAGATTATTGGCTTGGTAGGTGATATTGAAGGGGAAAATGATAAGAAGCATTTAGACTTAGCGAAAAAGATTGTTGATAAAGCGGGTGTTAATTTTACAAACTTGATTGCAAACGATGATTTTAAAGACATGATGAGTGGGATTATTGGATTTCCTACAACATTTCTTGTGGATCAGAACGGTGCAATTGTGGGAGATCCTATTGTCGGAGCTGAAATGGATTCCTACAAATCAGCTGTGGAGGCATACTTAAATGGAAACGCAAACTAA
- a CDS encoding LytR/AlgR family response regulator transcription factor, with translation MLKIIVCDDDAFTLSMISDILNNIIRTLKMEAEIACLASSAGEVLAYLNSNPDSYLFFLDLDMGNHQLNGIDLAQQLREKAIPAKIVFVTSHIEKSMALLKSGVEPFDFIKKNFNLAMMTTEFENCLTKCMNLENSSIDVPSNTVELQISIDEYVSISVERIAYVETLKGQPHNICYHTIDGSQITVRDSISHALELLGEDFALSHRSVVVNRRCVVGIADGQLKLSNGELVTCAISKKNIFKNK, from the coding sequence ATGCTAAAAATAATTGTATGCGACGATGATGCTTTTACCCTATCCATGATATCGGATATTCTTAATAATATAATTCGTACTTTAAAGATGGAAGCAGAGATAGCTTGCCTTGCATCTTCGGCCGGAGAGGTATTGGCGTATTTAAACAGCAATCCCGATTCCTACTTATTTTTTCTAGACCTTGATATGGGAAATCACCAATTAAATGGCATTGACTTGGCGCAACAGCTCCGTGAAAAAGCAATTCCTGCTAAAATTGTTTTTGTCACAAGCCATATTGAAAAAAGCATGGCACTCCTAAAAAGTGGAGTTGAACCATTTGATTTTATTAAAAAAAATTTTAACCTAGCAATGATGACAACGGAATTTGAAAACTGTTTAACAAAATGTATGAATTTAGAAAATAGTTCCATCGATGTGCCAAGCAATACAGTTGAACTTCAGATTAGTATTGACGAATATGTAAGTATTTCAGTTGAACGAATTGCATATGTCGAAACATTAAAGGGACAGCCGCATAATATCTGCTATCACACTATTGATGGTTCACAAATTACTGTACGAGATTCCATTTCTCACGCTCTTGAATTATTGGGGGAAGACTTTGCGCTCAGCCATCGTTCCGTTGTAGTGAATAGACGCTGTGTTGTTGGCATAGCAGATGGACAATTAAAATTATCAAATGGAGAATTAGTTACATGTGCAATTAGCAAAAAAAATATTTTTAAAAATAAATAG